The Nocardioides panzhihuensis genome has a segment encoding these proteins:
- a CDS encoding HAD family hydrolase, which yields MSSASDRRRAELRRKDLKRRSALAGEASAAAAEIEAWLYPTGGDPAAAAFFDVDNTIMQGATIFHLARGMHRRKFFRTRDIASAAYKQAYFRVAGVEDPAHMESARSSALSFIRGHRADEVESLMEEIFDEGMAHRIWPGTRALAQTHIDQGQRVWLVTAAPVEAARVIARRLGLTGALGTVAATEDGVYTGALVGEMLHGPAKAEAVKAIAARESLDLSRCAAYSDSYNDLPMLSLVGHPCAINPDARLRAHARAKGWPIRDYRIGRKAARAGVMTAALGGAATGAIAVAIALRGKRQ from the coding sequence ATGAGCAGCGCCAGCGACCGCCGCCGCGCCGAGCTGCGGCGAAAAGACCTCAAACGCCGCTCGGCTCTCGCCGGCGAGGCCTCCGCCGCGGCCGCTGAGATCGAGGCCTGGCTCTATCCGACGGGCGGAGACCCGGCGGCGGCAGCGTTCTTCGACGTGGACAACACGATCATGCAGGGCGCGACCATCTTCCACCTGGCCCGCGGCATGCACCGGCGCAAGTTCTTCCGTACGCGGGACATCGCCTCGGCTGCGTACAAGCAGGCGTACTTCCGCGTGGCCGGGGTCGAGGACCCCGCTCACATGGAGTCGGCGCGCTCCTCGGCGCTGTCGTTCATCCGCGGCCACCGTGCCGACGAGGTCGAGAGCCTGATGGAGGAGATCTTCGACGAGGGCATGGCCCATCGGATCTGGCCCGGCACCAGGGCTCTGGCGCAGACCCACATCGATCAGGGCCAGCGCGTGTGGCTGGTGACCGCGGCACCTGTCGAGGCGGCTCGGGTCATCGCCCGCCGGCTCGGGCTGACCGGCGCGCTCGGGACGGTGGCAGCCACTGAGGACGGCGTCTACACCGGCGCCCTCGTCGGCGAGATGCTCCACGGGCCGGCCAAGGCCGAGGCCGTCAAGGCGATCGCCGCCCGGGAGAGCCTCGACCTGTCGCGTTGTGCGGCCTACTCGGACTCCTACAACGATCTGCCCATGCTCTCCCTGGTCGGGCATCCGTGTGCGATCAACCCGGACGCGCGCCTGCGCGCCCACGCGCGCGCGAAGGGCTGGCCGATCCGTGACTACCGCATCGGACGCAAAGCCGCTCGGGCAGGCGTGATGACAGCTGCGCTGGGCGGCGCGGCCACCGGGGCGATCGCGGTGGCGATCGCTCTTCGGGGCAAACGGCAGTGA
- a CDS encoding glutaredoxin family protein: protein MEPRVTFYSRQGCHLCDEARLVVESVVGDDYTEVDIDTDEELRERFTNEVPVTYVDGKQHDFWRVSEERLRSALARSPE from the coding sequence GTGGAACCGCGTGTGACCTTCTACTCCCGTCAGGGCTGCCATCTGTGCGACGAGGCTCGGCTCGTGGTCGAAAGTGTGGTCGGGGACGACTACACCGAGGTCGACATCGACACCGACGAGGAGCTGCGCGAGCGCTTCACGAACGAGGTTCCGGTGACGTACGTCGATGGGAAGCAGCACGACTTCTGGCGTGTCTCCGAGGAGCGGCTGAGGTCAGCGCTGGCGCGCTCCCCAGAATAA
- a CDS encoding DUF5667 domain-containing protein yields MSPAFPARKRADEFDRMVAACAATDRRASQSADELRDLAVFASSLSTLSDSTVPSRDFSVSLRERLMEAADTELVPAPRTERTVERKLTVSPVRPRRQRKLAVAFAAMAIVGGTAGAAAASQTALPGDSLYPVKRAVENVSAGFTVSTQARGIRILEDAGTRLREAESLVAEAPMTDTEQVTSTLETFSRQAARGSDLLISDFEQSQDNASLAQLRTFAADGVEELAALGPKVPERAEPAVSDAAQTLVLIDQAAAQLCPTCGGGITELPATLVSSLTSDIDGLLPADTVVEAEALPPLTQDKNALDLPSIDPDKIGPGSVTDPKGDKKDPERPSEDPGEDGSILPTPTPSEDGPDEDPAPQPDPGTVTGPVTGLVTGVTGLVGDVLAGATGLLLP; encoded by the coding sequence ATGAGCCCGGCATTCCCGGCGCGAAAGCGCGCCGACGAGTTCGACCGAATGGTCGCGGCCTGTGCCGCGACGGATCGGCGTGCCTCGCAGTCTGCCGATGAGCTTCGCGATCTGGCAGTCTTCGCTTCGTCGCTCTCCACTCTCAGCGACTCGACCGTGCCCAGTCGCGACTTCTCCGTCTCGCTGCGAGAGCGGCTGATGGAGGCCGCCGACACCGAGCTCGTGCCGGCGCCGCGGACCGAGAGGACCGTCGAGCGCAAGCTCACCGTCAGCCCGGTGAGGCCCCGCCGCCAGCGCAAGCTGGCCGTCGCCTTCGCCGCGATGGCGATCGTCGGTGGCACCGCAGGCGCCGCGGCCGCATCCCAGACCGCGCTTCCGGGCGACTCGCTCTACCCGGTGAAGCGGGCCGTGGAGAACGTCTCCGCCGGCTTCACCGTCAGCACCCAGGCCCGTGGCATCCGGATCCTCGAGGACGCCGGCACCCGTCTCCGCGAGGCCGAGTCCTTGGTCGCCGAGGCGCCGATGACCGACACCGAGCAGGTGACCTCGACGCTCGAGACCTTCTCGCGTCAGGCCGCTCGTGGCTCCGACCTGCTGATCAGCGACTTCGAGCAGTCCCAGGACAACGCATCGCTCGCCCAGCTGCGTACGTTCGCGGCCGATGGCGTCGAGGAGCTCGCCGCCCTGGGCCCGAAGGTCCCGGAGCGGGCAGAGCCCGCGGTCTCCGACGCCGCCCAGACGCTCGTGCTGATCGACCAGGCCGCAGCGCAGCTCTGCCCCACCTGTGGTGGCGGCATCACCGAGCTTCCGGCGACGCTGGTCTCCAGCCTCACCTCCGACATCGACGGGCTGCTTCCGGCCGACACCGTCGTCGAGGCCGAGGCGCTGCCGCCGCTCACCCAGGACAAGAACGCCCTCGACCTTCCCTCCATCGACCCCGACAAGATCGGTCCCGGCTCGGTGACCGATCCCAAGGGCGATAAGAAGGACCCGGAGCGACCCTCCGAGGACCCGGGCGAGGACGGGAGCATCCTGCCGACCCCGACCCCCTCCGAGGACGGTCCCGACGAGGACCCCGCGCCTCAGCCCGACCCCGGCACCGTGACGGGTCCCGTCACCGGCCTGGTCACCGGCGTCACCGGACTGGTGGGCGACGTTCTCGCCGGCGCCACCGGTCTCCTCCTCCCCTGA
- the hemB gene encoding porphobilinogen synthase, with amino-acid sequence MSIEKPVIRPRRLRRTPIMRRMVAETAVRPANLVLPAFVREGIDEPVPISTMPGVVQHSRESLRKAAAEAAAAGIGGIMLFGVPETKDAVGSGALDPDGILNVAIADVVSEVGDALTVMSDLCLDEFTDHGHCGVLAKDGSVDNDATLEIYAQMAIAHAEAGVHMVGPSGMMDGQVAVTRDALDGAGHTDVSILAYSAKYASAFYGPFREAVDSALKGDRRTYQQDPANALEGVREALLDVAEGADIVMVKPGLPYLDVLQRVRESVDVPVAAYNISGEYAMLEAAAANGWIDREPAILETLTAFKRAGADVILTYWATEAAGWLRG; translated from the coding sequence ATGAGCATCGAGAAGCCTGTGATCCGTCCCCGTCGGCTGCGCCGCACGCCGATCATGCGTCGGATGGTCGCGGAGACCGCCGTACGCCCCGCCAACCTGGTCCTGCCCGCGTTCGTGCGCGAGGGGATCGACGAGCCCGTCCCGATCTCGACCATGCCCGGGGTCGTCCAGCACAGCCGGGAGTCGCTGCGGAAGGCCGCGGCGGAGGCTGCCGCCGCCGGTATCGGCGGGATCATGCTCTTCGGCGTCCCCGAGACGAAGGACGCCGTGGGCTCGGGCGCGCTGGACCCCGACGGCATCCTCAACGTGGCGATCGCCGACGTGGTCTCGGAGGTCGGCGACGCGCTCACGGTGATGAGCGACCTGTGCCTGGATGAGTTCACCGACCACGGCCACTGTGGCGTCCTGGCCAAGGACGGCTCCGTCGACAACGACGCCACCCTTGAGATCTACGCCCAGATGGCGATCGCCCACGCCGAGGCCGGCGTCCACATGGTCGGGCCGTCCGGGATGATGGACGGTCAGGTCGCGGTGACCCGTGATGCTCTCGACGGCGCCGGCCACACCGACGTCTCGATCCTCGCCTACTCCGCGAAGTACGCCTCGGCCTTCTACGGTCCGTTCCGGGAGGCGGTCGACTCCGCGCTCAAGGGAGACCGGCGCACCTATCAGCAGGATCCGGCCAATGCACTCGAGGGCGTCCGCGAGGCGCTCCTTGACGTGGCCGAGGGCGCCGATATCGTGATGGTCAAGCCCGGACTTCCGTATCTCGACGTGCTCCAGCGAGTGCGTGAGTCTGTCGATGTTCCCGTGGCGGCGTACAACATCTCGGGGGAGTACGCGATGTTGGAAGCTGCCGCTGCGAACGGTTGGATCGACCGCGAACCGGCGATCCTCGAGACACTCACCGCCTTCAAGAGGGCGGGCGCGGACGTCATCCTGACCTACTGGGCCACCGAGGCAGCAGGCTGGCTGCGAGGCTGA
- the hemC gene encoding hydroxymethylbilane synthase, translated as MRTLRLGTRRSQLAVTQSTLVAEMLRAQGHVVELVEIVSDGDRTQAANTPLTSASSTGVFVSALRDALHAKEIDLAVHSLKDLPTYPEEGIELVAVPPREDPRDVIVARDGLTLGELPPGSRVGTGSPRRVAQIKALGLGLELAGIRGNVDTRIGKVRSGEFDAVVLARAGLARIGRLDEVTEVLDPIQVLPAPGQGALAVECRAGDADADVRKILTSLDDSPTRAAVEAERAVLATLEGGCAAPIGTLADVVEGEEGPELWVRAVALSLDGSLSVRLSASGPVDDAAGVGRRLAEEMLAEGAADLTDDPADPGQAVMDTGGSPQTAPEQDKVRNA; from the coding sequence ATGAGAACCCTTCGTCTCGGCACCCGCCGTTCCCAGCTCGCCGTCACCCAGTCGACCCTCGTCGCGGAGATGCTCCGCGCCCAGGGGCACGTCGTCGAGCTGGTCGAGATCGTCTCCGACGGCGATCGCACCCAGGCGGCGAACACCCCGCTGACCAGCGCGAGCTCGACCGGCGTCTTCGTCAGCGCGCTGCGCGACGCGCTCCACGCCAAGGAGATCGACCTCGCGGTCCACTCGCTCAAGGATCTGCCGACCTACCCCGAAGAGGGCATCGAGCTGGTCGCGGTCCCGCCGCGGGAGGACCCGCGCGACGTGATCGTCGCCCGCGACGGCCTGACCCTCGGTGAGCTCCCGCCGGGCTCGCGGGTGGGCACCGGCTCCCCTCGGCGGGTCGCCCAGATCAAGGCCCTCGGCCTCGGCCTCGAGCTGGCCGGCATCCGCGGCAACGTGGACACCCGCATCGGCAAGGTCCGCTCGGGCGAGTTCGACGCGGTCGTCCTCGCGCGCGCCGGCCTGGCCCGCATCGGCCGCCTCGACGAGGTCACCGAGGTCCTCGACCCGATCCAGGTGCTGCCCGCTCCCGGCCAGGGCGCCCTGGCGGTCGAGTGCCGTGCAGGTGACGCCGATGCCGACGTACGCAAGATTCTGACCTCCCTCGACGATTCGCCCACCCGAGCGGCCGTCGAGGCAGAACGCGCGGTTCTCGCCACCCTCGAAGGTGGCTGTGCTGCGCCCATCGGGACCCTCGCCGACGTGGTTGAGGGTGAGGAAGGACCAGAGCTGTGGGTGCGGGCAGTCGCGCTCTCACTCGACGGCTCGCTCTCGGTTCGACTCTCCGCATCCGGCCCGGTCGACGACGCCGCAGGCGTCGGGCGCCGGCTCGCCGAGGAGATGCTCGCCGAGGGTGCAGCAGACCTGACCGACGATCCCGCGGACCCAGGCCAGGCTGTCATGGACACGGGCGGTTCCCCCCAGACCGCTCCCGAGCAGGACAAGGTGCGCAACGCATGA
- a CDS encoding uroporphyrinogen-III synthase produces MTRAKITEQTAEHSSATPLGWVSFVGSGPGDPELLTVRAIDLLKQADVVVTEAPEHPALVRGVLGIPEPVEPAEGEESPEPVGPEFIDGGFGVDGQPLANAARAKAVVKQAKLGKRVVRLMTGDPFLYASGPEEAQSCAKAGIGFEIVPGVSSVSAVPAYAGIPLTTKDHQEVAVVTCNEKIDWSQYADHRTLVLLSGVGMIGDIAKELIAAGRSAKTPVAITRVGTTTEQSTIESTLENIGADARAARMAPPAIVVIGKVVNLRETLSWFETKPLFGWRVLVPRTKEQAPALSLKLKGFGAVPEEVPTISVEPPRNPQQMDKAVRGLVEGRYNWIAFTSINAVRAVREKFDEYGLDCRAFSGLKIAAVGEKTGQALEAWGLRPDLVPNTDNQSAAGLLEVWPEYDADLDPINRVFLPRADIATENLIAGLVDLGWECDDVTAYRTVRAAPPPAPTRDAIKTGKFDAVVFTSSSTVRNLVGIAGKPHTSTVIAAIGPATAKTAEEHGLRVDVISPEPSIEALTEALADFGAARRAALVEQGLPVTKPSDRRPASRRRSRTS; encoded by the coding sequence ATGACCCGAGCAAAGATCACCGAGCAGACGGCCGAGCACAGCTCGGCCACCCCACTGGGCTGGGTGTCCTTCGTCGGCAGCGGTCCCGGTGACCCTGAGCTGCTGACGGTACGGGCGATCGACCTGTTGAAGCAGGCCGATGTCGTCGTGACCGAGGCCCCCGAGCACCCAGCACTGGTGCGCGGCGTACTCGGCATCCCCGAGCCGGTCGAGCCGGCCGAGGGTGAGGAGAGCCCAGAACCGGTCGGACCCGAGTTCATCGACGGCGGGTTCGGCGTGGACGGCCAGCCCCTGGCCAACGCCGCCCGTGCCAAGGCCGTCGTCAAGCAGGCCAAGCTGGGCAAGCGCGTCGTGCGCCTGATGACCGGCGACCCCTTCCTCTACGCCTCGGGCCCCGAGGAGGCGCAGTCCTGCGCCAAGGCGGGCATCGGCTTCGAGATCGTCCCCGGCGTCTCGTCGGTGTCGGCGGTTCCCGCTTACGCCGGCATCCCGCTGACGACCAAGGACCACCAAGAGGTCGCCGTGGTCACCTGCAACGAGAAGATCGACTGGAGCCAGTACGCGGACCACCGCACGCTCGTGCTCCTCTCCGGTGTCGGCATGATCGGCGACATCGCCAAGGAGCTCATCGCGGCGGGTCGATCGGCCAAGACCCCGGTCGCGATCACCCGCGTGGGCACCACGACCGAGCAGTCGACGATAGAGTCGACGCTGGAGAACATCGGCGCCGACGCTCGTGCCGCACGAATGGCGCCGCCGGCGATCGTGGTGATCGGCAAGGTGGTCAACCTGCGTGAGACGCTCTCGTGGTTCGAGACGAAGCCGCTCTTCGGGTGGCGCGTCCTCGTGCCGCGCACCAAGGAGCAGGCGCCGGCGCTGTCGCTGAAGCTGAAGGGCTTCGGCGCCGTGCCCGAGGAGGTCCCCACGATCTCCGTGGAGCCGCCGCGCAACCCGCAGCAGATGGACAAGGCCGTACGCGGCCTGGTCGAGGGCCGCTACAACTGGATCGCCTTCACCTCGATCAACGCGGTGCGCGCCGTGCGCGAGAAGTTCGACGAGTACGGCCTGGACTGCCGTGCCTTCTCCGGGCTGAAGATCGCCGCCGTCGGCGAGAAGACCGGGCAGGCGCTCGAGGCCTGGGGCCTGCGCCCCGACCTGGTGCCGAACACCGACAACCAGTCGGCCGCCGGCCTGCTCGAGGTGTGGCCTGAGTACGACGCGGACCTCGACCCGATCAACCGGGTCTTCCTGCCGCGTGCCGACATCGCCACCGAGAACCTCATCGCCGGCCTGGTCGACCTCGGCTGGGAGTGCGACGACGTGACCGCCTACCGCACGGTCCGGGCGGCCCCGCCGCCCGCGCCGACCCGCGACGCGATCAAGACGGGCAAGTTCGACGCGGTGGTCTTCACCTCCTCGTCGACGGTCCGCAACCTGGTCGGCATCGCAGGCAAGCCGCACACCTCCACTGTGATCGCGGCGATCGGTCCGGCCACCGCCAAGACCGCCGAGGAGCACGGCCTGCGCGTCGACGTGATCTCGCCCGAGCCGTCGATCGAGGCGCTCACCGAGGCGCTCGCCGACTTCGGCGCCGCGCGTCGTGCCGCGCTGGTCGAGCAGGGCCTGCCGGTCACCAAGCCGTCCGACCGTCGTCCCGCCTCGCGCCGCCGTTCACGCACGAGCTGA
- a CDS encoding glutamyl-tRNA reductase, with protein MSVLVVGISHNSAPVSLLEAASVDTEGLQKLLTDVAGCEHVSEAAVIATCNRLEIYTEVERFHGSVEELSRRIIEGAGQTLETMLPHLYVHYDDGAVSHLFKVAAGLDSMAVGEGQILGQARAALQLGQEMGTVGPALNSLFQQALRVGKRSRAETDIDRAAPSLVTASLGRAARAVGDVRGKRVAVVGAGAMAGLATATVSRMEAADVVVVNRTTANAERLANEYAARSASLEELADEIAAADIVITCAGASGLLVPADMVGDRSSHPIALIDLALPHDIDPAAGSLPGVTLIDLAALADELHASPAGKEVLAVRDIVTQEVAAFLSARRQSAVTPTVVALRSMATGVVDTEMERLDNKLPDLDEATRAEVLRTVRRVADKLLHEPTVRVKELANESGVVSYAAALAELFALDPEAVSAVTRADVPGDHS; from the coding sequence ATGAGTGTTCTGGTAGTCGGAATCTCGCATAACTCTGCGCCGGTCTCGCTGCTCGAGGCGGCCTCGGTGGACACCGAAGGGCTGCAGAAGCTCCTCACTGACGTGGCTGGTTGTGAACACGTCAGCGAGGCGGCGGTCATCGCGACCTGCAACCGTCTCGAGATCTACACCGAGGTCGAGCGGTTCCACGGCTCCGTCGAGGAGCTCTCGCGTCGCATCATCGAGGGTGCCGGTCAGACGCTCGAGACGATGCTGCCGCACCTCTACGTCCACTACGACGACGGCGCCGTCTCCCATCTGTTCAAGGTGGCCGCCGGGCTCGACTCGATGGCGGTGGGCGAGGGGCAGATCCTCGGCCAGGCACGTGCCGCCCTGCAGCTCGGCCAGGAGATGGGCACGGTCGGACCGGCGCTCAACAGCCTGTTCCAGCAGGCGCTGCGGGTCGGCAAGCGCTCGCGGGCGGAGACCGACATCGATCGGGCCGCACCGTCCCTGGTCACCGCATCGCTGGGTCGTGCCGCACGAGCCGTGGGCGACGTACGCGGCAAGCGGGTCGCCGTGGTCGGAGCCGGTGCGATGGCCGGGCTGGCCACCGCGACGGTGTCCCGGATGGAGGCGGCCGACGTGGTCGTGGTCAACCGCACCACGGCCAACGCCGAGCGCCTCGCCAACGAGTACGCCGCGCGCTCGGCCTCCCTCGAGGAGCTGGCCGATGAGATCGCGGCCGCCGACATCGTCATCACGTGTGCGGGCGCCAGCGGGTTGCTCGTGCCGGCCGACATGGTCGGTGACCGCAGCAGCCACCCGATCGCTCTGATCGACCTGGCGCTGCCCCACGACATCGACCCTGCCGCGGGCTCGCTCCCGGGCGTGACCCTGATCGACCTGGCCGCTCTCGCCGACGAGCTGCACGCCTCGCCCGCCGGCAAGGAGGTGCTCGCGGTCCGCGACATCGTCACCCAGGAGGTCGCGGCCTTCCTGAGCGCTCGGCGCCAGTCCGCGGTCACGCCGACGGTCGTCGCCCTGCGAAGCATGGCCACCGGTGTCGTCGACACCGAGATGGAACGCCTCGACAACAAGCTGCCCGACCTCGACGAGGCGACTCGTGCCGAGGTCCTCCGGACCGTACGCCGCGTGGCCGACAAGCTCCTCCACGAGCCGACCGTCCGGGTCAAGGAGCTCGCCAACGAGTCCGGCGTGGTGTCCTACGCCGCGGCCCTCGCCGAGCTCTTCGCGCTCGACCCCGAGGCCGTCTCCGCGGTGACCCGGGCCGACGTCCCAGGAGACCACTCATGA
- a CDS encoding sigma-70 family RNA polymerase sigma factor has protein sequence MSRRTNDVRRRLDALRAAVELLMNEGYEPAYAGVAGATGPFAEPEPRGSGGNQEIKPRSDNEPEDDTELATSSEESEADRTRLIALVELARKGDKDAFGLLYDHYHGAVYRFLFYRTRSTQVAEDLTSETFFRALRSMTGFRWQGKDFGAWLMTIARNLATDHFKAGRTRLEMTTEDMGLHDSSADGPEKIVMAGVTNEMLLGALSKLPDEQRDCIIMRFLQGLSIAETAAILGRSDGAVKQLQLRGIRNLAKQMPDGIR, from the coding sequence ATGTCGCGCCGCACCAATGACGTCCGTCGTCGCTTGGATGCGCTGCGCGCTGCGGTCGAGCTCTTGATGAACGAGGGCTATGAACCGGCCTACGCCGGCGTCGCCGGTGCCACGGGCCCGTTCGCCGAGCCCGAGCCACGCGGCTCAGGTGGCAACCAGGAGATCAAGCCCCGCTCCGACAACGAGCCCGAGGACGACACCGAGCTCGCCACGTCCTCGGAGGAGAGCGAGGCCGACCGCACCCGCCTGATCGCGCTGGTCGAGCTCGCCCGCAAGGGCGACAAGGATGCCTTCGGCCTCCTCTACGACCACTACCACGGCGCGGTCTACCGGTTCCTCTTCTATCGGACCCGCTCGACCCAGGTCGCCGAGGACCTCACCTCGGAGACGTTCTTCCGCGCGCTGCGCTCGATGACCGGCTTCCGCTGGCAGGGCAAGGACTTCGGCGCCTGGCTGATGACCATCGCCCGCAACCTCGCCACCGACCACTTCAAGGCGGGGCGTACGCGGCTGGAGATGACCACCGAGGACATGGGCCTCCACGACTCCTCGGCCGACGGCCCGGAGAAGATCGTGATGGCGGGCGTCACCAACGAGATGCTGCTCGGCGCCCTCTCCAAGCTTCCCGACGAACAACGCGACTGCATCATCATGCGTTTCCTCCAAGGGCTGTCGATCGCCGAGACAGCCGCTATCCTCGGACGCAGCGACGGAGCCGTGAAACAGCTCCAGCTGCGCGGGATCCGAAACCTCGCCAAGCAGATGCCTGACGGGATCCGCTGA
- a CDS encoding redox-sensing transcriptional repressor Rex, which produces MTARSTNTGEGSGAHDPHRDIPEATVARLPVYLRALTSLAERSIVSCSSEELATAAGVNSAKLRKDLSYLGSYGTRGVGYDVDYLSYQIAREIGVTHDWPVIIVGIGNLGQALANFSGFSSRGFRTVALLDAATPMQGREVAGLEVRPFADLARIVAAEQVSIGVISVPATAAQDVADAMVAAGITSILNFAPAVLNVPPGVDVRKVDLSIELQILAYHESRKAAESAEAAVTVDNGSEEGITA; this is translated from the coding sequence GTGACGGCACGGAGCACGAATACGGGCGAGGGCAGCGGTGCTCACGACCCCCACCGGGACATCCCCGAGGCGACTGTCGCCCGGCTCCCGGTCTACCTCCGGGCCCTGACCTCGCTCGCCGAGCGCAGCATCGTCTCCTGCTCCTCCGAGGAGCTCGCGACGGCCGCCGGCGTCAACTCCGCCAAGCTGCGCAAGGACCTCTCCTATCTGGGCTCCTACGGCACTCGTGGGGTCGGCTACGACGTCGACTACCTGAGCTACCAGATCGCCCGCGAGATCGGCGTGACCCACGACTGGCCCGTCATCATCGTCGGTATCGGAAACCTCGGCCAGGCGCTGGCCAACTTCTCCGGCTTCAGCAGCCGTGGCTTCCGCACCGTCGCGCTCCTGGACGCGGCCACGCCGATGCAGGGCCGGGAGGTCGCGGGGCTCGAGGTCCGCCCGTTCGCCGACCTGGCCCGGATCGTCGCGGCCGAGCAGGTCTCGATCGGGGTCATCTCGGTGCCGGCGACCGCCGCCCAGGACGTCGCCGACGCGATGGTCGCGGCCGGCATCACCAGCATCCTCAACTTCGCGCCCGCCGTGCTGAACGTGCCGCCGGGTGTCGACGTACGCAAGGTCGACCTCTCCATCGAGCTGCAGATCCTCGCCTATCACGAGTCGCGCAAGGCTGCGGAGTCTGCCGAGGCGGCCGTGACGGTGGACAATGGTTCCGAGGAAGGGATCACGGCATGA
- a CDS encoding TetR family transcriptional regulator, whose product MTNRELGSPKRTGRPRNSGRDSANPREEILKEASRLFTAQGVAATTISQIAESVGLRQSSMYYYYKSKEGILSALMEKNRESLTLAEKLLEEDGPVAPRLYAFLYTDVRQLCTAPLDFYELEIAALAQPQVFEGFEEDGDKLCAVAARLLELGVDSGELRQTDPAATAPMLLSLNEGAQHRLWHGRREDEKPTASSHAIAESVADYHLNSLLADVSALVAVREAGRGFVTEYADDEPAA is encoded by the coding sequence GTGACCAATCGAGAGTTGGGCAGCCCGAAGCGCACCGGACGGCCGCGCAACAGCGGGCGTGATTCGGCGAATCCCCGGGAAGAGATCCTCAAAGAGGCCTCCCGGCTTTTCACTGCCCAAGGGGTCGCGGCGACGACGATCAGCCAGATCGCCGAGAGCGTAGGGCTGCGGCAATCCTCGATGTACTACTACTACAAGTCCAAGGAGGGGATCCTCTCCGCCTTGATGGAGAAGAACCGCGAGTCGCTCACGCTCGCGGAGAAGCTTCTCGAGGAGGACGGTCCGGTCGCTCCCAGGCTCTACGCCTTCCTCTACACCGATGTCCGCCAGCTGTGCACCGCCCCGCTCGACTTCTACGAGCTGGAGATCGCCGCTCTGGCGCAGCCTCAGGTCTTCGAGGGTTTCGAGGAGGACGGCGACAAGCTGTGCGCCGTGGCCGCCCGGCTCCTCGAGCTCGGCGTCGACAGCGGTGAGCTGCGCCAGACCGACCCCGCAGCCACCGCGCCGATGCTGCTCTCGCTCAACGAGGGCGCCCAGCACCGGCTGTGGCACGGACGTCGTGAAGACGAGAAGCCGACGGCCAGCAGTCACGCCATCGCGGAGTCGGTCGCCGACTACCACCTCAACTCCCTGCTGGCCGACGTGTCGGCCCTGGTCGCGGTCCGCGAGGCCGGCCGCGGCTTCGTCACCGAGTACGCGGACGACGAACCAGCCGCCTGA